From Bos indicus isolate NIAB-ARS_2022 breed Sahiwal x Tharparkar chromosome X, NIAB-ARS_B.indTharparkar_mat_pri_1.0, whole genome shotgun sequence:
GGGAAGCCTCGTCTCTTGCCCTGGAtcgaattcctctcctccagagacCACGAATCCCGGCATAGCACACAGCTCACAGCAGGAACCTGTCGGGTCTTTCCAGAAGTAATCAATCTAGAACGAGGTCGTtaggtgggccctaatccaatatgccTGGCTTTCTTACAAAAAGGGAAgtgcagacacagagacacacaaacacacaagagAGACCGTGTGGAGGCACACAAGGAGTAGATGACCGTGTGATTGGAGTGATGCGTCTATAGGACAAGAGATGCCTGAGGCCACCAGAAACCAGGAGAGGGGCATGGAACACATCCCTCCCTAGCACCTTCAACAAGAGCATGACCTGGTTGACACCTTGGTTTTAGACTTCTGGCCCTCAGAACTGCAAGGCAAGAAATTCTTATTGTTCTGAGCCACACGGTTTGTGATACTTTGTTACAACAGTCCTAGGAAACGGCTTTCTGTACTTGGGAGTGGAGTGCTATTATAAGAAACACCTAAAAAGACATGAAGTGACTTTGGAATTGGGCAGCGGGTAGAGGCTGGAGAAATTTGTAGGTGCTTGACAGAAAAAGTCTAGCTTGCCTCAGAGAAACAGGTGGGAGAAATAGGCATAACTGTGTTTTTGCTGAGGTCTCAGATAcccttcccaggtgacgctagtggtaaagattcctcCGGCCGATGCTGGAGACTCGAGTTCCATccccgggtcaagaagatcccccagagaaggaaagggcaacccactccagttttcttgcctggagaatctcacggacagaggagcctggcgggctccagttcatggggttacaaagagtcggacaggactgaagcgaattagcacacAGCACtggccaaagaaagaaatgaattctaGGTATTTCCTAAAAGAACTAGAAGATTTAGAAAAGCTAATTTCATCTTAATTTCTGAATAATAATTTACTGATTGAATTTAACACATGATGAATAAGAGAAATTAACAGCTTTAGATATTTTTACCCTGCACAATGTTAGGTATAACTAGGTATTTAATAAGCATAGCATATCATGACGAAAATCATTAAAGACAACTAACTTCCTAGTTCTCTTCCATCCAGCCCCCGGTGCTGACCATGTCACCTTGAATGGGACTGTATTGTAACAGGGGTCGTTCGAGGACGTCCCTGTGGACTTGAGCAGGGAGGAGTGGCCGCACGTGGACCCTGTACAGAGGTGCCTGTACCAGGATGTGACACTGGAGACCTACAGCCAACTGTGCGCAGTGGGTGAGTAAGCACAGCTGCCCTGTGCCCCTGCCAGGGGCCTCAGAGACGCTGCTTCCATTCTCAGCTGCTGAGTGCTCTGGGGCATCTGAAGTGTGTAAtggtgtcatctttgatttgCCCGAGATACTTCAGTCCTTTTACACTTCTGTGATTATTACTCTATTCCCAGGGAAATGGGATTACTTTCCTGAAGAGCAAATAGAAGCGTGGTTGAAAGGCCCTGAAACCCAATTAACTGGACCCAATCCTGTATCGTGTCCTGTTCACAGGGAACCAAGTTCCCAAACCAGAGGTCATCTTCAAGCTGGAGCAAGGAGAGGGCCCCTGGACGTTGGAGGAGGAAACCCCACATCAGAGCTGCTCAGATGTGTGACCTGAGTAGATGGGGGACGTGGAGTAGATCTGTTTTTCTAGGACAGGCTGATGCCTTTGAAAGGCTCTGCAGATAATCTGTCTTGAACGTTCTAAGAGCGCCCGTGATTCCCTTCCCAGAGTTCTCTGCGTCACGAAGCGCCTTCCTGGAACCCGGGGCATTTTGTGTTGGCTGCAGCCATTGTAACAAGATGGCAGCGTCGGCGGAGTGACCAGGGGTCCTTCCTGGCGGGAGCCGGCGGCAGTGGTGGTAGCGGTATCGCCGCCATAACTTCACGGCTCCCCTGTACCAGCCCCCGAAGTCGCCGTGAAGGCGAGGCCGTTAACGGGAAGCCAGAAGCCAGAGGCTCAGCCTGCTAACGGTAAGAACCCCCTCAACAGTCTGTGGGCTGGTGAAAAGAAACCCGACAGTAGCGGCGGTCAGGTTCCCCTTGGCCGATTCTGGGCCCTGTGACGCTGAGAAACAGCCAGCGTTTTCTGTTTCAAAACCTACCTGCCTTCACAACCTTGCTCCGTGGACGAGCCCTAGGGGCGTCCATCGTCCCCTTAGAGGTGTCAGAGCTTAACCCCAACCCCATCTTTGTCTCTCAGGATGGCGAGCAGCAGTGGACCCAAGGCCGATGTCCTTGTTGGAGGGAGATATAAACTGGTACGGGAGATCGGTTCTGGCTCCTTTGGGCACGTTCATTTGGCGATAGACCTCACCAACCACGAGCAGGTGGCAGTAAAATTAGAATCGCAGAATACCAGGCAGCCGCGGTTGTTATATGAGAAGGAACTCTATAATATTCTTCAAGGTGGGGTTGGCATCCCCCAGATACGGTGGTATGGTCAGGAAACAGACTATAATGTGCTAGTCATGGATCTTCTGGGACCCAGCCTTGAAGATCTCTTCAATTTCTGTTCAAGAAGGTTCTCAATGAAAACTGTACTTATGTTAGCTGATCAGATGATCAGTAGAATCGAATATGTGCATACACAGAATCTTATACACAGAGACATTAAACCAGAAAACTTCCTAATGGGTACTGGGCAGCAGTGGAAGGAGTTATTCCTTATTGATTTTGGTTTGGCCAAGAAGTACAGAGACAACAGAACAGGGCAACACATACCCTACAGATCCGGTAAAAGTCTCACTGGCACTCCTTCCTTTGCTAGTATCAGTGCCCATATTGGTATTGAACAGAGTCGCCGAGATGACATGGAATCAATAGGACATGTTTTGATGTATTTTAATAGAGGCAGCCTGCCATGGCAAGGCCTAAAGGCTGCAACAATGAAGCAAAAATGTGAACAGATTAGTGAAATGAAGATGACCACACCTGTTGATGTTTTATGTAAGGGGTTTCCTGCAGAATTTGCCATGTACTTAAAGCACTGTCGCGGGCTGTCCTTTGAGGAAGCCCCGGATTACAGGTACCTGAGGCAGCTGTTCCACATGCTTTTCAGGAAGCTGAATTACCAATATGACTATGCATTTGATTGGATAGTGTTAAAGCAGAAAGCAGAACAGCAGGCTGCCTCTTCAAGTGGGGAGGGTCAGCAGGCCCAAACCCCCACAGGCAAAAGTGACAAAAccaaaagtgaaatgaaacattCTTAAATTTGAATCAAGGAACAGAAGACAGAGCAGAAGATGAGCAGCAAATTCATTTCCCTGTCAACTGGCTCTGGTCAGCAGAGATATTGTCTCCTGAGTTGAAGGCTCTGTAATTAATTAAATATGGTATCCAgttttctatttcactttttGAAGTGGAAAAGTTCACTAAATGCTTGACACACGCAAATTGGTGGGGAAATTGTACCTATGCcaattttaattaaatcttttattttgaacTATACTGCTTTGAGAGATCTCATTTCAGAAGAGTAGCCTGTGCAGTTGCTATGGTCGTTAATGCATTCTGAGGGTTTATCCATCTCTAGGGTTTGCAAGTTGTTCACTTAAAACATTCTTAATATGGTTGACTTCTTGTTTGCGAGCCACCTGATATGGTAGTAATCAAGATTCCAAGTTCGAGCATATGAACGATTCTGCTTGCTTACTTGAACTAGAAATAACAGCCTCTGAAGTGAAGACTTAAGAAAAGCTTAGTGACTACTAGATTATCCTTAGGACTCGGCATTAACTCTATAATGTTGTTGGTATTTAAAAAAAGCTTGTTTGTCACAGAATTTTAGTTAACATCTTAAACTGAACATGTATATATGTTGCTTAGATAAACGTAGTCATACTGTAAACATCTACATGACCtgggatttgtttttattttgaaatgggaGCTTTTTGGTTTACAGATTCATTAAAAACTGtgaactgtttctttaaaaacaaaaaacaagctcTAAACTTTTAGAGTTGCTTAGACAGGGCTAACAGAAGCCCCTTTGATACTTAAATGCCATGTCCTAGTATGACTCTTGCCAATATCCACTGTCTTCTTTGCTTGGCTTTTTTGGCGGGAGAGCTATCTGCACTTCCCCCATCCCTGTAGTCTAGATCAAGGTGCTACCGTCTCAAGCACCTTGCTTtcttagttatttttttccttccctaatATTTTGTGCTTCTTCtgtcctgcctgcccctcccccgccATAGATTTTTGTCCTTATGCAATGGGAACCCATATATCTGCTTCCTTTCAAAACCACCAATTCCTGCTCTTGCTCCTGCCAATCCCTTTCCATTTCCTCTCCAGCTTCTCCATGTCATCTAGAACCAGTCtcatttcatttcacatatgtCAACAGCGACCTCAGATTCTGTACTCTTTCTCATCACCCTATGTCTCATCCTCAGTTGCTAACTTCCTGGTGTTTGTGCTTCAATTTCTCTTATATAGTCAGCTACTTGGAATGTTAATTGTATTTCTTATCCATGTGAGATTCCTTTCTTTGAAGCGCTTGTTCTTATTGTTCTATCAATTTGTAAGTGTAGCTATTTTGTGTTTTCCTTGTTGATGAGTACCTTGTTCTCTTTTTACAaacttttttccttccattccCTCTAACTGAAGGGCCCTGTCTACTGTCCTCT
This genomic window contains:
- the LOC139181283 gene encoding casein kinase I-like, which produces MASSSGPKADVLVGGRYKLVREIGSGSFGHVHLAIDLTNHEQVAVKLESQNTRQPRLLYEKELYNILQGGVGIPQIRWYGQETDYNVLVMDLLGPSLEDLFNFCSRRFSMKTVLMLADQMISRIEYVHTQNLIHRDIKPENFLMGTGQQWKELFLIDFGLAKKYRDNRTGQHIPYRSGKSLTGTPSFASISAHIGIEQSRRDDMESIGHVLMYFNRGSLPWQGLKAATMKQKCEQISEMKMTTPVDVLCKGFPAEFAMYLKHCRGLSFEEAPDYRYLRQLFHMLFRKLNYQYDYAFDWIVLKQKAEQQAASSSGEGQQAQTPTGKSDKTKSEMKHS